GGGTATTAGCAACAGCTCTATTGTAAATTATTGCGAACCCTCCCCGTACATATTTAACCTTCTTGAACCAAACAATGAGAACAATTGTTTAAGACGAAGGAGGAGTTCCTCTTGATGAAGGACAGTCGAAAGGTTAAACGTTACTTACTGAATTGGTTTGCTGTTGCTGCAGTATTGATTACCACAATTGTTCCGGCTACGCCGGCTGTCTCTGCTGCCACGTCTAAAGACAACGCTACAAATACGCAGCTTGAAGAGAGTGCACCCAAACGTGATAAGGTCGCTATCATTATTGACGATTTCGGCAATGGCATGAAGGGGACAGACGAAATGTTCTCGTTACCGATAAAGCTTACTGTAGCCGTCATGCCTTTTTTACCTACATCCGTAAAGGATGCCACCCGCGCCCATGAACGCGGAGATGATGTTCTGGTTCATTTGCCGATGGAGCCGCGCCAAGGTAATCCTAAATGGCTTGGACCAGGAGCCATATTGGCCAAAATGTCCGATGAGGAAGTACGACAAAAGGTTGAGGCAGCACTCGATAATGTTCCTTATGCGATCGGGATAAATAACCATATGGGTTCGAAAATTACCGGAGATGAGCGGATTATGGCAGTAATCTTATCTGTATGCAAAGAACGAGGATTATTTTTTGTAGACAGCAAGACCAACTACCGTTCCGTTGCTGGCAATATGGCTTATCGTATGGGGTTGCCACGCGTAGAGAACCATATCTTTTTAGATGACACACATACAGCAAGTCATGTTCTGAAACAAATGGGTCTCGTCAAAGACATGGCGAAGGATCAACGATTTTGTGTAACGATTGGTCATGTTGGTGTATTTGGGAAAGAGACCGCCGCAGGAATCCGCAGCGGTATTGAACAGATGAAAGACAATGTTGAGTTTATAGGGATTTCTGATCTGGTTAAAAACGAGATGAAATGGAGCTCCCAACTTAAACTTCCATAAGATAAGCTACAATACCATCAGCGATGGCTTCAGCGATTTGTTGCTGCCCTTTAGGGGTGCATAACTTTGCGCGGTCAGTCGGACTGCTTACAAAACCCGCCTCAACGATAACAGTTGTGGCGGTTATTTTGTTGAGTAAATAAAAGGGCTTGCCTGGTCTTGGATGAGCCTCGACATCGTAAAGATTGTTTAGCTGATGCTGAATGGACTTAGCAAGCATGAAGCTACGGCCCTCTTGACGGTACAATACAAGTGGACCATGTTTGGAAGGGGAAGGCGCCCAGTTAATATGGATGCTTACCACTACAGTAGCAGGTAATGTCTCAGCGAGCTCTTTACGCTGTGCAAGATCCCGAAGATGTCGAGATTTACTACGCAGCCAGCGGTTCTCATCACTTGGGGCATAATCTCCATTGCGATTTAAAGCAACGTCAAAGCCATCGCTACCCAGAAGTAGAAATAATCGACGTGAGATATCTAAGGTGATATCTTTTTCAAGAATATTACCGTAGGAAGTTCCACCGTCGATGCCTCCGTGTCCCGCATCAATTAGGATCATACGATGTCCGTGACCTAATAAATGCTGACGGTCATCCTTCATCACAGGTTTCTCTGGTGTCGCAGAGGCTAAGGAGCTGCCCATAAACAACATTAGTAGTCCTAGGGTAGTTAGAGTGATTCGAAAGCCACATAGAGCAGCTGCTGTTCTGGAAAAGGATTGTTTTCTCCAGTTGTTCAAGTGAAACGCCTCCTTGCAAGTGAATAACGTCTTCTGGATTCTTTGTTAGATTGTGCTTTAATAGGTAAACCTATTCGACAAATCAGAAGTCTGTAGTTTAGATCCAAGTGGAGTGGTGCACACTAAGACCATGGAACGGATGCTGATAATCTGAATTCACTTACATTTTAGGAGGTGTTAAAATGGCTTCCGGTGGCGATGAGCTTGTAAAGTATATAACGGAGAAGGTAGTCGTATATATCGAGGATCCGCGTGCCATTCATGCTCGTAGAGCGGCTACGAAGCAGCCGTGGTCACAGAAATGGTTTGGCATGCTCCCGCTTGGGTGGTCTATCTGGCGAAGCAAGTGGAGTCATGATAAAAAAGACTAAAGGTTAAATAGCAAATAACCTTCCAGTGCCATTATTCATGGGTGCAGTGGAAGGTTATTTGCATTTGTTTAAATATAAGAATTTATATGCTTACGTTATAAATTATCCTTCTATTTCTCGCATAAACACTTACCGTCCTCATAAGGACGCCGAAGGCGTTTATGCTTGTGTTAACGATTATATCCGAGTGCTTTGGTCGTTCTGTCTGGCAGCTTATGCAGTGTTCCATTATTTTGTAGTGCAGTGAGTGGTAAGTATCGTTTTCCTTCAGGGCCTGAGGCCGCGTATACGGTAGTTTTATTGTTCTCAGCTTGACCTTGAGAAGACTGCCAGCTCTGATAGCCTGTAATCATAAACGGTGCCCCGACAAGGTCGTTTCGCCCAGCAGCTTGATAAGCGATGCTTTCCTTAGGTCTGATCAGAAGTGCGATATTGTCGCCGCTCACTGTAGTTAGTTTAGGAGCAGTCAGCCATAGGATATCTTCGTAAGGATCATCTGACCCTCCACTATTGAAGGCCGATAACGGTGATACGTCAGGATTAAGATTAGTAATTACATCTGTTGCTGGAGGCTGCTCTTTAAGGACTTCTTCCGCCTTGCTCAGTGTCCAAGGTAAAATTTGCGGTACGGAAGCATTGATGTAAACCGTCTTTTCGTCAATGGTTATTTTCCAGACCGGTAGAAGTGGTGCATATAAAGCAGTAAGGTTTATTGTTCCTGAAAAAGATGATGTAATGAGACCTTTCTGCACCAAAAACTGGCGCAGATCATTTAAACTGTATGGGAGTCCGTAAGTGCCGGCTCCATATTCACTTAGCATATATCCGCCTGTATCGGTGGCGGAAATGATCATGTATCCGATCCGCTCTTCGCCTTTCATTACATTTACAAGCCAGCCATGTGTACCTGGACCAAGGGGATAATATTCTATCCTTGCATCCTTCCAGGCTGTAAATGGAGCTTCTGCAGCGAGCTTGTTCAGTGTAGCCTTAGCGAATTCTTGGACCGTACTGGGTGAAGGTAAGGTACTCATCTTCAATACAGGAATTGCATCCTGCGTGACTGACTGGATCACACTTACTCTGGCCAGCGCCAGCGCTGAAGGAGAACCAGAACTGGATACAAACAGTCCAAAGCTTAGAAGCAGGAGGAGGCATCCTTGACCCGCAAGTTTCAGCCTCCGCCGCAAACTTATTTTCATGGCGTCGATCACCTTTCTTTGTTAAGAAATGTCAGGAAAGTTAAGCTTTACTCTATTGTAGTGGACAGGCTATAAAAAGGCTGTTGCTTGCTGTCGCGCTTGAAGGCGGAAGTTCTCTTGTTTTTTTGCCTGCTTTTAGCGAGTAGGGTCGCATTCTATAGGCTTCGCAGATGAAACAGTCCGTAGGTTATCGCAGAAACTGCAATTTGCGGCTCATATTGCCAAATGGTCTCCTGTCGACGACGGTTATACTGCTCTTGAGTGCCTAAACGTTTTTCTTCATCAGGCTCTTTCAGCAGCTCTCCGTAATAAATATCAATGATAGCCAGCTCGATTCTAAGACGCTCACGGGCCTGTTCTGCCCAAGTGTAATCGAGTTCGGCAAGATGAGAGGTAAGATGAGCCTCTAATAAATCTGTAGCGGCAGTCACTGTTAATTCATAAGGCTGAATATGGACGTTTTCTGGTAAACGGGGGATCATCTCCCGCGAGGCTATCTTAGTGTTAAAGTCATCAATGATGGTCCCTTTTGTCAGCGATATTCCAAGATAATGCAGTTCTTCCCGTTTCAAATCGCAGCTCATCTCCACTTTATAGCAGACGCCGAGCCACGGTTCATAAGCTGCAGAGAAGAGTGTATTCCGCTGCCTGCTACCGGGATCTTCAAATAAGTAAAGGCATTTCCCTTCATCTTGCGCCGCACTCCAAATTTGCTGCAGGCGCTTGCTACCATAGATGATATCTTCACGTCTTATCATACCGGGCCCAATTCGGGGCAATGCAGGTACAATACCGAAGTAGCGGGCTAGGATGCTATCTTCTGGATTTGAGGAGGGGACATGAACCACATTAGATTCAGGTGATGTTGGATTCAATAGATCTGCGCTAGCCTCAGCATCTGTTGTGGCGCCCATCGCTGGGTTTCCGGTAATTGGCGGATTCAATGCTCCGATGCTGCGATTTACCGTTGGCGGAACTTCTATAGCTGCCTGGCTATCGTATTTTTCCGGATCAAATACAAAAGTGAAGGAGAGTGTCTCCGGATCAACACCAGTACGCTCCACGAATCCCCAATAATAAGGTCGATCTGTAAGCATTCTGTCAGCTCTTGGCGATAGCTTTACAGTTACGTGAATGGGCGATACTTCAATAATGGAGCATTCTGTCGCCTCCAGATAATCCATAACATGTTTGCGTACTTCCTGTGAGTTGAGGGTCATGTCGAAGTCTCACTTTCCTTTTTAATACCCTGAGTCAACTCACTTAGGGATTCACCGATATGATCAAGCTCATTTCGCAACTCTTCATCGGAGCGGGATTCGAGCATGATTTTGTATAAACTTTTCTCCAGCGATTCTTTCTTCTCAAAGCGCTCCAGAATCACATCCAGCCCGCCAATGACCATTTCGAACATATTGATCTTCTCGTGTAGCAGATGCAGAATATGTTCTTCAATCGTGCCCTGCGTGGACAAATTATAGATAACCACGTCATTTTCCTGACCTAACCGGTGCACCCGCCCAATCCGTTGTTCTACTCTCATGGGATTCCAAGGCAGATCGAAGTTGATCATGTGGTGACAGAACTGCAGGTTAATGCCCTCACCACCCGCCTCAGTAGCGATCATGACTTGAGCACGACCGCGGAAGAGGTCCATCATCCAGTCCTTTTTACCACGATTCATCCCGCCGGAATAAGAAACACACATTAGCCCATGTTCGCGGAAATACTGAAGCAAATATTCTTGAGTCGCGCGATACTCCGTAAAAACGATGACCTTTTCATTCATTTCTTGAATGAGAGATAGTGTTGTTTCGGCTTTGGTATTGGTCTTGACCGTACGAAGTGTCTGCAATAGCTCCATCATCCGATCGCGTTTCGGCGAATCAGCAGGCAGCTTCTTGATCAGATTAACTAAAGTGATGAAGACGGCATCCCTACTGCTGCACACCTCACGCTGAAGCGTTACCAAGGAAAGCATGCTGCTAAGATTGCCGCCTGATTCCTGATACTGATCTTTAACAAAAGAAGTGACAGCGTCATATAATACTCTCTCTTCCTGTGAAAGAACTAGCGGAATATTACGGACTTTTCGTTTCGTAAAGTTAACTGGACCTTCGCCACGCCGATTGCGGATCATCACCTTCGATAGCTCGTCCCTTAGCTGACCTTCATTCTTAGGTTGGCGTTTATCAACGACGAAATTCGAAGCAAAATCACCCTGATTTCCTAGTTGCCCCGGTTTCAGTAAAGTGATCAAATTAAATAGTTCGCCCAGATCATTCTGAACGGGAGTAGCGGTTAGGAGCAGGCAATATTTTTTGCGTAATTGCTGTACAAATAGATAATTGGTCGATTTCTTGTTCTTTAGCTTATGCGCTTCATCAATAATCAACATGTCATATTCATTTTCCAGCAGCATCTCTTTATGAGGATCGCGCTTCGCGGTATCCATAGATGCGACGACAATCGCATTCCCCCAGGAATATGCTTTTTTCTGTGCAACAGCAGAGATGCCAAACTTGGCATTCAGCTCGCGGACCCACTGCAATACGAGGGAAGCGGGTACCAGAATAAGCACTTTAGAGACTAGACCGCGGACAAGATATTCCTTGAGTACAAGTCCTGCTTCAATCGTCTTTCCTAGTCCAACCTCATCTGCAAGAATCGCGCGGCCCGACATCTCAAACAAAACCTTATGCGCGGTATCGAGCTGATGAGGAAGCGGGGATAATCCGGATAAATGCTTCATGCATTGCAGCTCATCGAAGCTGGTTACTAGACCCGTTTGTTCACCTTGCACAGCAAGCTTGGACAGACGGTAGTCTCCCCATGGACCACCTTTATCTAGTTTGAGTTCTAGATCCTGCAGCCAATTCCGGTCAAAAGAAAGAGGAACAGGCAGTATAGGCGCTGACTTTCCACCTTTGTGAGGTAGAGAATTACGGAATAATTGCGTCATGGTACAGCCTCCTCAGGTGCTATTTCATATCATCATTCGTAGGAGTAGTATGCTCTTAAACAAGAGAATTCATAACCTTCTATTTTTCTTGATAGCCTTTAAAAAAGAGAGTAAAAGCGAGAAAACGCGGCAAGGTTTGCGATATTTCGGCTGCTTAACTCTATTTTCGAAAAAGACCTTCGATACAATATGTGGTATAGTTTAAAAGCTGACGCACACAATATATTGTGACAAAAGCATGAAAATGTTATTTTTTTAAAGTGCGTAGCTGCTATTTGTTATTGACAAGATGAACTTCCTACATACACCCGTAAGACGGAAGATAAGTGTAAGGAAGTTTTTGTTGTGGGTCACAAAATGTACGCCCACACCTGAACTGGAACTAATATTTACTACATTGCGGGAGGTTTTTCTATTGGGTAAAGTGGAACGTAAGCAACGCCTTGAAGGGCTAAGTGAAAAAATATTTTTGGATCGTTATGCTTGGAAGGATGCCGACAGCAATAATGCTAAAGTGGGCGATGTTGTACTCGTTCTAACAAAAGATGATCCGAAGTTTCCCACGAAGGAAGTCGGAGAGATCGTAGAACGTAACGGCAGAATCGTAACCGTGAAGACGCGCAGCGGCGAACTTGTGAAATCAGATGTTGAAAAGCTGACGCTTAATATTGAAAAAACACCAGAGGAAATGTGGGATCGTCTGTCTACAGCTATGGCTTCTGTGGAGAAGACGCCTGAGCTTCAAGAAGAATGGGCGGGTAAATTCCGTTCGATTCTGGATGATTGGAAGCTCGTACCGGGTGGTCGAATTGCTGCTGGTGCAGGCGCTAGTGAAGAACTAACCCTGTTCAACTGTTATGTAATTCCTTCTCCAAAAGATAGCCGTGGCGGCATTATGCAGACGTTGGCTGAAATGACAGAAATTATGGCTCGTGGTGGCGGTGTAGGGATTAACCTATCCTCTCTACGTCCACGCCGGGCAATTGTGAGAGGTGTTAATGGTTCTTCCAGTGGTTCTGTATCTTGGGGCGGTCTGTTTAGCTATACCACTGGATTAATTGAACAAGGCGGTAGCCGACGTGGTGCACTTATGCTCATGATTAATGACTGGCATCCAGATGTGGAGGACTTCATTACCGTAAAGCAAACGATGGGTCAAGTTACGAATGCGAACCTTTCGGTATGTGTGAGCAATAGCTTTATGAAGGCTGTAAAAGAAAATCTGGATTGGGATCTCGTATTTCCGGATACTACAGATCCAGAGTACAACGATGTGTGGGATGGCGATCTAGACAAGTGGAAGGCTGCAGGCAAAAACGTTATTCATTATCGCACCGTTAAAGCGCGTGATGTGTGGCGCACCATTATTGAATCCGCTTGGAAATCCGCTGAGCCAGGCGTTGTGTTCATGGAATACTACAATCAGATGTCCAACAGCTGGTATTTTAATCCGATCATTTGTACGAACCCATGTGGGGAGCAAGGACTGCCAGGCTGGGGAGTCTGCAATTTGTCCGCTGTGAACCTGTCCAAATTCTACGATGAGAAGAATCATGATGTAGACTGGGAAGATCTCGCGACTACGACGCGTTATTCCGTACGTTTCTTGGACAATGTCATTGATAAGACGCCTTATCATTTCCCGGAAAATGAAGCGAATCAGAAAAACGAACGCCGTGTGGGTCTCGGAACGATGGGTCTTGCTGAGCTGATGATCAAATTGAACATCCGTTACGGTAGCCCGGAATCTTTGGCGTTTCTGGACAAGCTTTACGGCTTTATGGCTCGTGAAGCATACCTTGCTTCTGCAGAGATTGCTGGGGAGAAGGGATCTTTCCTAGCTTTTGACACAGAGAAATATTTAATGAGCGGTTTTATGAAAAATATGCTCGAAACGTATCCAGAGGTTGGTGAAGCGATTCGTAAACATGGCATGCGTAACGTTACAGTGATAACACAAGCACCTACAGGTAGCACAGGTACAATGGTAGGCACCTCGACAGGTATTGAGCCTTATTTCGCCTTTAAATATTTCCGTCAAAGTCGCCTTGGCTACGATGAGCAGTTCGTTCCAATCGCCCAAGAATGGCTTGAAGCTCATCCAGGTGAAGAGCTGCCAGATTATTTCGTGACTTCGATGGATTTATCAGCTAAGGATCATATTCGTGCGCAAGCAGCGATTCAACGCTGGGTAGATAGCTCGATTTCCAAGACAGCCAACTGCCCGTCTGACTTCACAGTAGAAGAGACGGCTGAGCTATATGAAATGGCTTTCGATTTGGGCTGTAAAGGCGTTACGATCTACCGTGATGGTAGCCGTGATGTACAAGTTCTGCAAACCTCGAAGAAGGAAGATGCAGCAGAAGAGGTAGCTCCAGCAGTTGAAGTTGCAACGACTCCTGAAGCAAATGTTGTAACGGCAAGCCCAGCACCTCAAGCTCCTACTAAAGAGCTGGATAAACAATACAAAAAACGTCCGCAGGTTCTGCGCGGCGCAACCTATAAAATCAACACACCTTTTGGCATGGCATATATTACGATCAATGATCTTGATGGCACACCGGCAGAAATCTTCCTGAATGTAGGTAAAGCAGGTTCTGATGTCTTTGCGATGGCAGAAGCACTCGGTCGTGTCTGCTCCTTGTTCCTCCGTTATGGAGATCATGGTGAGAAGGTAGAATTATTGATCAAACATCTGAAAGGTATCGGCGGATCAGGTGCAATCGGCTTCGGTGCGAATCGAGTAGAATCCATTGCAGATGCTGTAGCTAAGGCATTGGAGACTCATGTACTGAATAACGCTCATGATGATCATTTGCCTGCACCAATTGCAGCAACTTTGGAGCTAGAAGATTTCAATGAAGCTTTAAATGCGGAGTTGAAAGCGAGTGTTGCTGCGGCAACGTCTACCGATGATAGTCATGGTGCGCATAACCACGCTACGGCTTCCCGTGACCTTTGCCCCTCCTGCGGCGGCGCTTCGCTGATTAATATTGAGGGTTGTAAGACTTGCGGGAACTGTGGGTATAGTCGTTGCGGGTAAACGGTAGAGCCAATAAATGTTTTATGGGAAAACTAGAAATGTGACTATGCATAGCTACTAAAAGCAAGCGATCATCGAGAGGAAGTGTTAACCTTTTATCTCAATGGATCGCTTGTTTTTTTTCAAAATTATAGATAATCATTGAGAGGTTTTTAACTATATGAGTTTGATAATTAGTGTAATTCAAAAGGGAAGTATAATTGTAGATACTAATTTTTTGGAGGAGCAGGTACCCGCGCCACATAATAATTTGTTTGGTTTCGAATCATGCAGAAAAACTCTCTGGGGAAATGATTTAATTAGTGAACTCGGATGTGAGTTAATATATTCTTTAAAGAATACGAATATTTTTGCATTTGATGAAGGAATAGAAAAACTGGAAAGTGAATTCCTTATTTTGCTTGATAATTTAGATACTATAGAACTACATACAGACTATGATAAAGAATTTATTGAATTTAGGGTAAGAAATGCTTTGGAAATGATAAAGGTAAATAAGCTTTTAAACACAAAAACACGCGTACTTGTCTAACACAGGTACGCGTGTTTTTGATATTCCACTATGGTAGGTATTATTTTTACATATCTAAATTTTTGAATGCGTAAGGCGATAAATCCCTTAAACTCAGCTCTAAGATTTCTTTTTTCTCATTGGTTAAATAGACAGGCATGTCGGGCAAACAGAATTCCGATAATACTTGTCTGCAGATACTGCATGGCGGCAGAAAATCCATTGTGTCACCTGCTACAGCTATAGCCTGAAAATCACCTTTAGTATAGCCCTTTGTAATAGCTGTGAAGATTGCTGTTCTCTCTGCACAGTTAGTAGCACCAAAAGATACATTTTCTACATTTACTCCATTAATAACATTTCCATCTTTAAGTAATAAGGCTGCTCCAACTGGAAATTTAGAATAAGGGGCATAAGCAGCTTTCTTTGTGTTACGTGCGCTTTCCATTAATTCTTCTTTATTCATAATACTCACCCTTTTTAAATAAGAATGAACCTTTCGGTCCCCTTATCGCCAACTTTAAGGTTGGCAGGACTTCTAATATTATAGTCAGACCAAATGGTTGTCAACATTAAAATCTAGAAGTTCCGCTTCCATGATGTACTACTCGATAAGTACCAATAGGGAATCATAGCTTTAAAATATAACTAGATATAGTAAATATAAGTTATACATATTAAGCCTGCCATGGTAGCCTTAACTTAAAAGAGACGTGTAGAGGAGTTTTTTATTTTGGGAGCGGCAGAGAGTACATTTAAACAAAAAATATTGAGCAAGAAACCTGGTATTTTAACATATGGGATGACACCACCGAAGGCAAGCCATTCACCAGAAAAGATATCAGAAATTGCACAGAAACAGGTTGAAAGACTTAAAAACGTTGATTTAGATGCTTTAATTCTTTACGACGTCCAGGAGGAAGCAGAAAGAGTTGATCATGAAAGACCTTACCCATATTTACCAACGATTGATCCGGCTGTCTATGGTGATAAATATTTAAGACAAGTGGAGGTCCCGAAAATAATTTATCGGTGCGTCGGTAATGATACAAGAGCTTCGTTCGCGGATTGGATTAAGACTGACGAAAGTGAAGACAGATTTTCCGTGTATGTGGGCGCTTCGTCAAGTAAGCAAGAGGTGAAATTGAATTTACCAGATGCTTATAAGCTAAGCAAACAGTTAAATAGTAATTTGAATTTTGGAGGAGTTGTCATTCCTGAAAGACATATAAAAAAGAATGATGAGCATACACGGATTGTCGAAAAGATTAACAATGGGTGCAGCTTTTTTATCACTCAGGCAACTTATAATGTAGAGGCATCAAAGAATTTATTGTCTGATTTATATTATTACAATACAAATAAGGGTTTTGAAATGGTTCCTATTTTATTTAATCTTGCACCATGTGGCACAGCGAAAACACTACAATTTATGAAATGGTTGGGGATCAGTATCCCGGGATGGTTAGAAAACGAGTTGAAATACTCGAACGATATTTTGGATAAATCCATTCAGCTATCTCAAAAAATATTTGAAGAACTATTTGAGTTCGGGATGGAGAAGGGAATTCCAATTGGATGCAGCATTGAAAGTGTTTCAACAACTAAGTTGGAAATTGAAGCATCCATTCAGCTTGCTAAAGATGTAAAGGCATTTCTAGATAAAAAGCTGTTGAGTCTAGAGAGTAGATGATTAATTGTTTTAAGGAGATTAGAAATATTAACGTTATCGCATTGAATTTTCTAACAGTGAATTCTCGTTTAAAATGAAAAACCACAAAACTAACTATTCATTGAGCCGGTAATCCTTTCTGTTAAGGGTTACCGGTTTTTTATAAGTTAATAGGGACATGATCATCATCTCAATAGCTTGTCTAGTGTCTTTCTTGCATATTATTCTAGCTAAATCCTTCATCGAGGATGGTTATGTCATTGGATAATATGGATCTTCGGGCGTTACCGCATGCTGTCGGTGGTGAGAGATTCTGTACAAGCTACTAGATTTCGGCTACGATTCTTATATAACAGATTGACTGAATGGATGGTAGAAATATGTATTGTAAACTGTCAGAAGCATCACCAATCACCATCGGACTGCTAGCACATGTTGATGCAGGCAAAACCACCTTCGCAGAGCAGCTCCTATACCATGCTTCCGGAATTAAGACTCGGGGGAGAGTCGATCATCAGGATGCCTTTTTGGATAGTCATGAGATGGAGCGGGCACGGGGGATAACGATTTTTGCTGACCAGGCGGTGATGAAATATAACGAACAATCGTATCAGCTCATTGACACACCGGGGCATGTCGATTTTTCAGCTGAGATGGAGCGCGCTTTACAGGTCATGGATTATGCGGTAGTCATCTTAAGTGCTGTGGAGGGCATTGAAGGGCATACTGAGACGGTCTGGCAATTGCTACAGGAATATGGCATACCCACTTTTATATTTATTAACAAAATAGATCGTACCGGTGCTGACGTCCAGCGTGTGCTAAAAGCGTTAAGACAGCAATTTTCGCCGGATATGTTGTATTTGGCAAAAGGTCTAGATCAGAGCATGCTGCCTGAAGAGGTCATTACCGCCGTTGCTGAGCGAGATGAAGCCTTGATGGAGGCATATTTCGAAGACAACATTGATCCTGGGCAGGTATTGGCTACGCTGAAACAAATGGTTAAAGAACGGGTGGTTTTTCCCGTTATGAGTGGAGCAGCTCTATTGGATCAGGGGATTGCGGAATGGATGCAGACGATGCAACTACTAATGGAATCGACTTATGAAGTAAACGCAGTATTCGAGGCACGAGTATATAAGGTGCGTCATGAGCTGCAAGGCACACGACTGACTTTTATGAAGATATTAGCTGGAAAATTACGGGTACGGGAGGATCTCTGCTATAGAACTTCAGAACATGAGGAGTTAAGCCAGAAAATCACTTCTATTCGTATCTATCATGGGGGGAAATATACTTCATGCGATGAAGCTTCCGCGGGACAGCTTGTTGCCGTTACGGGCCTAACTGATGCAGCCATTGGACTGGGTATAGGTAATCATTCAGATCGAGTAGAATCCCGTCTTGTGTCAGCGTTGAAATCCAAAGTTGTATTCAATTTGGGGATATCATCCAGAGAAGTGCTACGCTATTTCATGATCCTGCAAGCCGAAGACCCTACGCTGCAAGTGACATGGGAGGACAAGCTGGAGGAGATTCATGTTCATGTGATGGGAATGATCCAGCTAGAGGTACTTCAGCAGGTGGTGTTAGACCGTTTCCAGCTCAAGGTATCATTCTCCAAGCCAGAGATATTATACAAAGAGACGATCGCAGACATTGTGATTGGTTGTGGGCATTTCGAACCTCTTAAGCATTATGCAGAGGTGCATCTCCGGCTTGCGCCTGCGAAACGTGGTGAGGGAATTACATATCGCAGTACATGCCATGTGGAGCAGCTCAGC
This genomic stretch from Paenibacillus sp. FSL H7-0737 harbors:
- a CDS encoding divergent polysaccharide deacetylase family protein — its product is MKDSRKVKRYLLNWFAVAAVLITTIVPATPAVSAATSKDNATNTQLEESAPKRDKVAIIIDDFGNGMKGTDEMFSLPIKLTVAVMPFLPTSVKDATRAHERGDDVLVHLPMEPRQGNPKWLGPGAILAKMSDEEVRQKVEAALDNVPYAIGINNHMGSKITGDERIMAVILSVCKERGLFFVDSKTNYRSVAGNMAYRMGLPRVENHIFLDDTHTASHVLKQMGLVKDMAKDQRFCVTIGHVGVFGKETAAGIRSGIEQMKDNVEFIGISDLVKNEMKWSSQLKLP
- a CDS encoding N-acetylmuramoyl-L-alanine amidase, which encodes MNNWRKQSFSRTAAALCGFRITLTTLGLLMLFMGSSLASATPEKPVMKDDRQHLLGHGHRMILIDAGHGGIDGGTSYGNILEKDITLDISRRLFLLLGSDGFDVALNRNGDYAPSDENRWLRSKSRHLRDLAQRKELAETLPATVVVSIHINWAPSPSKHGPLVLYRQEGRSFMLAKSIQHQLNNLYDVEAHPRPGKPFYLLNKITATTVIVEAGFVSSPTDRAKLCTPKGQQQIAEAIADGIVAYLMEV
- a CDS encoding YqzE family protein, whose protein sequence is MASGGDELVKYITEKVVVYIEDPRAIHARRAATKQPWSQKWFGMLPLGWSIWRSKWSHDKKD
- a CDS encoding YqhG family protein; this encodes MTLNSQEVRKHVMDYLEATECSIIEVSPIHVTVKLSPRADRMLTDRPYYWGFVERTGVDPETLSFTFVFDPEKYDSQAAIEVPPTVNRSIGALNPPITGNPAMGATTDAEASADLLNPTSPESNVVHVPSSNPEDSILARYFGIVPALPRIGPGMIRREDIIYGSKRLQQIWSAAQDEGKCLYLFEDPGSRQRNTLFSAAYEPWLGVCYKVEMSCDLKREELHYLGISLTKGTIIDDFNTKIASREMIPRLPENVHIQPYELTVTAATDLLEAHLTSHLAELDYTWAEQARERLRIELAIIDIYYGELLKEPDEEKRLGTQEQYNRRRQETIWQYEPQIAVSAITYGLFHLRSL
- a CDS encoding DEAD/DEAH box helicase; the protein is MTQLFRNSLPHKGGKSAPILPVPLSFDRNWLQDLELKLDKGGPWGDYRLSKLAVQGEQTGLVTSFDELQCMKHLSGLSPLPHQLDTAHKVLFEMSGRAILADEVGLGKTIEAGLVLKEYLVRGLVSKVLILVPASLVLQWVRELNAKFGISAVAQKKAYSWGNAIVVASMDTAKRDPHKEMLLENEYDMLIIDEAHKLKNKKSTNYLFVQQLRKKYCLLLTATPVQNDLGELFNLITLLKPGQLGNQGDFASNFVVDKRQPKNEGQLRDELSKVMIRNRRGEGPVNFTKRKVRNIPLVLSQEERVLYDAVTSFVKDQYQESGGNLSSMLSLVTLQREVCSSRDAVFITLVNLIKKLPADSPKRDRMMELLQTLRTVKTNTKAETTLSLIQEMNEKVIVFTEYRATQEYLLQYFREHGLMCVSYSGGMNRGKKDWMMDLFRGRAQVMIATEAGGEGINLQFCHHMINFDLPWNPMRVEQRIGRVHRLGQENDVVIYNLSTQGTIEEHILHLLHEKINMFEMVIGGLDVILERFEKKESLEKSLYKIMLESRSDEELRNELDHIGESLSELTQGIKKESETST
- a CDS encoding adenosylcobalamin-dependent ribonucleoside-diphosphate reductase — translated: MGKVERKQRLEGLSEKIFLDRYAWKDADSNNAKVGDVVLVLTKDDPKFPTKEVGEIVERNGRIVTVKTRSGELVKSDVEKLTLNIEKTPEEMWDRLSTAMASVEKTPELQEEWAGKFRSILDDWKLVPGGRIAAGAGASEELTLFNCYVIPSPKDSRGGIMQTLAEMTEIMARGGGVGINLSSLRPRRAIVRGVNGSSSGSVSWGGLFSYTTGLIEQGGSRRGALMLMINDWHPDVEDFITVKQTMGQVTNANLSVCVSNSFMKAVKENLDWDLVFPDTTDPEYNDVWDGDLDKWKAAGKNVIHYRTVKARDVWRTIIESAWKSAEPGVVFMEYYNQMSNSWYFNPIICTNPCGEQGLPGWGVCNLSAVNLSKFYDEKNHDVDWEDLATTTRYSVRFLDNVIDKTPYHFPENEANQKNERRVGLGTMGLAELMIKLNIRYGSPESLAFLDKLYGFMAREAYLASAEIAGEKGSFLAFDTEKYLMSGFMKNMLETYPEVGEAIRKHGMRNVTVITQAPTGSTGTMVGTSTGIEPYFAFKYFRQSRLGYDEQFVPIAQEWLEAHPGEELPDYFVTSMDLSAKDHIRAQAAIQRWVDSSISKTANCPSDFTVEETAELYEMAFDLGCKGVTIYRDGSRDVQVLQTSKKEDAAEEVAPAVEVATTPEANVVTASPAPQAPTKELDKQYKKRPQVLRGATYKINTPFGMAYITINDLDGTPAEIFLNVGKAGSDVFAMAEALGRVCSLFLRYGDHGEKVELLIKHLKGIGGSGAIGFGANRVESIADAVAKALETHVLNNAHDDHLPAPIAATLELEDFNEALNAELKASVAAATSTDDSHGAHNHATASRDLCPSCGGASLINIEGCKTCGNCGYSRCG